From Camelina sativa cultivar DH55 chromosome 5, Cs, whole genome shotgun sequence:
TACAAATTgattatctatattaatataaataataatatagaaatttaaacattttccttttttttttggcaaacaaacatttttctaatatgagagaatcttaatgatcatgttttatagacttaaacattgatttaaagattttttcttaatgacattgtaaacataagactatagtatagtaaaattgaatcaaataaaattatcaaaaattttagtaactacatataaaattattatatatagaatattcctaatttcaaagtttaaagcaattaaaataattaaaaaatattaaaattttaccaaaaacatttttttcttgaaagataaatatcttagttggaggaatgaatgtaaaattattgggtaggagttacatttgagttaaatggagttaaatggagtttttttttttatcgtctgGATTTATTATTGATTGCAGATTATTGAGAACTATTACGTATGATTCTACCATGGACAATTCCTTCTGACCCTAATAGATTCACTACATAAACTCTTGCTCCTTTCCTGCTCCACGCTCTTGATGgacaccttcttcttccttcagtTGTATGTAGAACTATGGCGAACATCAATAATTGCTATCACTGGAGATCGTATGTAATTTTGCCTCCTTAAATCTGCACAATTAATAAATCGCATTATCTGGGGCTCGAACCCCAGATCTCCTGGTGTAGAAGCATTAATGAACTCTAGGCCAACCACTGGGCCAAGGGGGCTTCCACCGTTAAATGGAGTTAAATGCCTTTAAAAGtgagttaattataaataaatattttaatttatttttgacttaaaagaaaatgaataccaagtggctcaatcaaaattttaacttacactttttgattatttattaatataaactcaacactcacacataatattccaaattgaaaatattacttttgaagtgacaaactaaattagttttttttttttttttaaattatatgaacttcaatctaaagattttttaaaaccccaagaataacttcaattcttttgtttttgttttttgttttttactcatCAATTTGacttatagtgctagatttcatactaatggtttcatctttagaagatttagttaaatgacattttaataattatattattttctatatttcacttccagttaaacatgatttctttttggaatcattttttcattttgcttaaatcaagaaaatcaatttttttatagttaagttctttttgttttcaaaaaactcaaatcttaaataatataaatattatattgatctttacatatttatctattgaatcacaaaacaaaatagactttacaaaataaaatagaatttataaatggataattatattgatcattctaaattattaaaaatgatacatgaatatgtgagataaccagagtacataatagagaattagagatggatcttttcaacttcatgaccttattgtgtggtgaatattgtaagagtatgaaaaataatgacttataagatgctaatctaaaatagataatgaaaatataaaccttttaaaacagattctcaaataaacttgattttttgttaaaaccaacatatgtgaatttaaatttagctatggaaattttaaaaataaatatgaatagattaaaacggcaagaaatataaaagaaatattttatttatatatatataaaataaaaattgaaaaaatgttaattatatataatactttctaaattaaaatttagaatcaaactcttacaacacatattagatataacgatatttgatattggtgagagaggaggagagaatgattacttataagatgataatctaaATTAggtaatggagatgaatctttaaatataaaaacaatgtaaaatatatatatatatatatatatatatatcatgtagtctctaaaattaaaatttagcattgaaattttacaatgatatttcatttggtcttttgtaacccatacaacaaaaataagaaattgaaaacataaaaaaaaaacaaaaaatgatttgagatattgtggaagagaatgagagaagtggaagaggatgagagaatgtgaaagcgagaaaaaaaaaatgccaatatgagagaatgaagcaatgcttatttatatgataagaattgatggaagttacatttagaattattggagttacaaaaattatttattgtgtttgaataaaattgaatggtggaatatgattaatgcataatttattttattttcagttataattttatttaatgtatgaattaaatttattgtgttaattgagtcttaaatattatttaaagcaattaaacaattagaaagcaaataataaaaaaaatagaaaatattaaatgaaaatcaaccaataaggagagaccaaaatcttacttttatatatatgattatagaTATATTTGATTAGAAACTCGAGTATAAACCTAAACCTAGATCATGATCATCTATATTAATTGTGTTTACTTTGCTACTTTgctgttcatttttttttaaaccaaaaatccaaaCCGAAGtcgaacaatttttttattgaatgcTATTAGAAAGTTTCAACCATCAAATGACATTTTCTCTAAAACATTTAATTCCACATATAACACGGGACAAAACcaatttatttaagtttaataaaaattcactttattttttaaaaaattaatattaatttaacaaaCTAGATTTTTGTATTTGACACATTTGGTAGGTTTATGAAAGGTGATGTAATATAACTAGGATAATAGCAAGTTCttatggagttttttttttctgattaaatTGTCGGATATTAGCATTAAAGTTAAACTGGAAAAGTGTTTGGATTGCGGGTTAACCGGTCGGACAGGACTGTTCAAGTTGAATATGAgataactattttattatttctggGACGTCCCATAAtgatataagattaaaaaaaattcttttattttgaagttgaagattttgttatgaaaccaaatttttttggtaaccaaaataaattttaccaaaaaaatttactttcTAATGGTGAGTCCAAAAGAATTGAgtagaattttttgtttcttcctttatGTTGTATTAGTCaactatttgtttttgtattttacagTTTTAGTAAATTTATCAAAGGTGAAGTGGTATGATTGTAACACATCTGACACAGTTGACcagaaatgattttattttgaataattttttttttgtatttgacaCTTTTGGTAAGTAAATAATACTAAAGTGATATGACTTGcaataaatttatgtataataataaatttgttattgttgatctaaagtaattttattttttgtatttgacaCTTAATTTTGGTAAGTTAGTAAGTGGTAAATGATATGACTAGCAATAAATTTATTAGTAATTGactcatattagtatatataacgataaataatcaaatgaaaaatacaagtaaaacttaaaaatggGTTTACATCTAACActggttttttcttcttatttcctCTTAACGTTAGGTGCCCATGGAAGTATAGATGGAcatgaaaaaaagaatatacaaaCACAAGAGCCTGCACTGAACCTTATTGTCTTCCTCTCTTATCAGTATGCTAAATCAACCAATCAAAggtgtttctcttttttttttttatatgcagAAACACAAGCATCTGTGGTGGTGGGAACTGAAGAGCTTAAGGAACTGAAGACTCTAGAGAGAAAATGATTCGGCTTAAGGAAATAATGTCAAGGAACGCTGCAAATATACCCCAAAGTTGTAAAGAGAATCTGAGATTGTATAGAGCGTATCGACAAACTCGATTCTTTGGACGTTACCACCATTCACCCGGCTTTCAGAAGGCGAAGAATTAACTGACTGGTAGATCTATTTCTCCTTGAGGGTTTAGGCTCTCTCTTAGTATTTCTTACGAAAGATATCCGGCTGATATGTTAATGTGTAATTCTAGAAATATTGATTTAACACGTACATTGGTTACTAAATGGGTTCGGTTGAAACAAAAGTAGATTGACATTTCTAGCTACACATATTCATTTAACATTGTTCGATTGTTCTTTCCCAGATGGCTCTCCCTTTGATCCAAACAGGCCGGCTCAACTTTTCTTGGGACCTGGTgcccaatttttattttttacacaaaacTAAGGTTATAGTTgcaaatttcaaacttttttttttcaacctaaacattaattaaaataaattactagattggttgcccaaactggaggaGAGTTGTTTACAAAAATCGTTTCTAACAATAGCAATCTAGAAGAACGAGCTAAACAATCAGCCTTCACATTTGACGTCTTTAGAATTTTGGAAAGGATGAAAGGAGGTAAGAAGGCACTAAGCACCTGGAACTCATCAAGAAGCGTAGAGAAAGCCGGCGACTCCTCTGAAACTTGCACCATTGAAATTAACTCTGCAGAATCCATCTCGAACCTTTGACAAATAATGCCTCTGGAAAGGATACACTCCATCGCCCATAATAATGCTTCCAGCTCCGAATGAAGAGGGGACACACTGCAACATTGACATCTGGCACCCAAAACCAAGGTCTGATTCTCACCATCACCACACCACCATCCTAGACCATAATTTTGTTCTGTAGATTTCCACGAACCATCAACTTAACACTGAATTATCATCTCCGGAATTTGCAAAGGTTCCGTCAAACTAGGCCCACTCCTTGCGGCTATTTGGGCTTCTTCCCACCACAATTGTTCTCGTAAAGACTCATTAATAATATCTATTGGCTCTGATTTTAACTCttgaaaaacttatttattcCCATCCTTCCATATGAACCAGACCAGCCACATAATTGAACTGTGGGTAGCTCCTAAAGCCATAGGGCCTAACCCTTTCCCATATGACcctaaattacaaaatatctaaaatatatgaCCTAAaaccttaaagaaaaaaattaaaaattcaggAGACATTGTGCAAAAGCACCTCCTGCACTGCCTCTACGCCAGCCCTGGATCCAAAGATGAATTGCTTCATAGAATCTTGATAATATCTTCCTTTTGATCTGTAAAATACATCAATTTTAATGAAGCATGTCAAGATTCAAATGGCTGAGAAACCTCATTTTGAAGAAGAGAACATATGGATAGCTTCTATGATCATGTAACATAACccaccaaaaataatattaaaatataaataatttaaataattgttttgtttctctacaATACTATGAACCCTTCTCAAACAAAGTCTCTTAGTGAACTACAATATTATTATGTTCTTTCTGCATTACATAAAACACCGCAGATTGGTTGATATAGCATacaaataagagaagaagatgacaagatTCACATCACAGCAAGCTCTTATGTTTCTCTCAACAATAATGTGAACCCTTCACAAgttcttcaaaacaaaaaagtagccaaaaaaaaaaaacaaaatagttttcTGAAACTGAAGgagcaaaaaaacaatttaagcGGCTTGTTGAGCTGAAAGCCTCTTCCTAGCTTCCTCAATAATGGTAAGCTTAATACCTTTTCCTTTTGGAAGTGAAACCCATGGCTTTGTTCCTTTCCCAAGGGTGAACACATTCCCTAACCTCGTTGCAAATTCATGTCCTGTTGTTAAGTCTTGAATATGGATGGTCTCAAGCTTCCCTTTNTCTGAAACTGAAGgagcaaaaaaacaatttaagcGGCTTGTTCAGCACAAAGTCTCTTCCTAGCTTCCCCAATGATGGTAACCTTAATACCTTTTCCTTTCGGAAGTGACACCCATGGCTTTGTTCCTTTCCCAAGGGTGAACACATTCCATAACCTCGTTGCAGATTCATGTCCTGTTGAGTCTTGAATATGGATGGTCTCAAAGCTTCCCTTGTGCTTTTCACGGTTCTTGATCACATCAACACGccctctgtttcttcctccagTAACCATCACAACGTTGCCCATATCAATCTTTGAACAAAAATGATTTGATTGACAACAAATTTGTTACCATTGACCaaagatgattttatttgaataattattttttgtatttgacaCTTTTGTTAAGCTAATAATAAGAGGTAACGTAAAGTGATATGATTTacaataaatttacatataatagtaaattttagtaatatttttctttttttgtctttgacaCATTTGGTAAGTTAATAAGAGGTAAGTGTTATGACTAGCAATAAATTTATTAGTAGTTGACTCATactattagtatatatataacgatAAGTAATCAAATGAGAAATACAAGCAAAACTTAAAAATGGGATTACATCTAGCCctcgttttttcttcttatttgctGTTAACGTTAGGAGCCAATGGAATTATGGATGTGAGATTCTATAACTTATTCTTTGTTTGTCTATCTCTAAATTTGATCTTTTtcagtttaagaaaataaaatttctattaaCTTTTCAGGATTTCGATTGTGTGGATATATACAAACAACCGGCTTTCCAACATCCAATGTTGAAACACCACAAGATTCAGGTTtgatagttaatttttttttccaatcataTATGAATAAATGTGGCGAATATACCTTTAATAATTTGagaataattttaaatagaagagCATATTTCATGATgcaattctatttttttttaacttaatctTGTGTGTTATGTTCTAGGAAAATTTCATTTCGAATGAAatccataaaagaaaagataattataaaatgaaTAATCAAAGTTGTCCAAAAGGAATGGTACCAATTTTAAAGCAAAGAATTGGAACTGATAGCGTTCATCTCGACACAATCGAGTATCCTGGCCAAcatgtaaattttctttttctatcatggttttattgaaatatttatatcatcTCATTTAGTATTTATCTTATTCATAgcacaataaattattatatgtcatcacatttttttcttctttctaatgtTGTAATTATAATacatgaaatttttattaaaagtgaCAACTTCTTTATTTATGGTATATACAGTTTGCAACAATTGAGACTATATTGGATGGGACCATCTATCGAGGAGCTGAAGCTATTATAAGTATTCATAATTTAACTCTACAAAATAACCAATacagtaaaaatcaaatttggttAGAAAATGGACCTCGCGATCAACTCAATAGCATACAAGTTGGTTGGGCGGTAAGTTGTTattaaacttataaaataaaatgagcACTTTATACAAAGTCATACTATTTAACACAAAGAgctaaaatttacaatatatatttctatatctTACATTTATGTAATAAAAGTATATCTAAATACATTAAACTGTATTGAAGAGCATGTATATATCAAGTAAAAGGTACTTAAAATTGTAGaataagtatccacaaataTAAGAATATAACTAATTTATTGTGATCCAATGGAGATTGGAGAATAAGAGTTTGAgtctatgtttttttaaaacaaacacttttatgaattttgaattttatacaGGTGCATCCAAGATTATATGGTGACAGTTTAACGCGACTTACAATATATTGGACCGtgagtaaaataattattttcttaactatGTTTCTTTATACAtggcaaacaaacaaatattttgtgattataaaaaataattaaattcagaCCATTGGTTTGCTTTTATCTATTTTTCTTGcataattgtttacattttattttatgttttaatttattaggCAGATGGCTATAAAAAAACTGGATGCTATAATACAAAATGTCCTGGCTTTGTTCTTGTTACTCGATATAATTGGCTTGGAATGTATTTTGGTAGATACTCTATTAATGGTGGTCAAGAGCGTATTTATGTTCAACCAAAAATTTTTCAGGTAAAAAAGTTATctagtttttgttaataaataatttatttgacaaGAATGATGAAATAGTTTTCTTTATAATAGACATCTTAAATTTCAACTATTTGGTTTTTGCTTCAAAATACTCGAATCCTTCCTCTTTAgaatttttgaagattttttaaaaaatatagtttatctTTACTTTTCTAATAgtaaatttgagagattttgtttaacattatttattttttattatttattaggaTGCCATCACCGGAAATTGGGTACTAAAAGTACATGATGAATTAATTGGATATTGGCCCAAAGAGTTATTTACACATTTAAACAACGGAGCTTCTTTATTACGCTTTGGAGGAAATACGTTTCCATCTTCTGATGGAATTAGTCCTCCAATGGGAAATGGTTGTTTTCCTGATTTACCGGAAAGTTCAAATTTTCTATTTGTTAAAGCTAAGGATTCGAACTACCAAACCGTTGAAATTGAAGATGAGAAAACAAAACGCTATGTAGATGCTTATCAGTGTTATAGACTATATTATGGGGGATATGCCGAAAGCACTGGAGTACACTTCAATTATGGAGGACCAGGTGGAAATTGTGGTATTTAATGATTTATGAATCTCGTATCAgtcaaaactatattatatgtaGAAGAAATAAAAGTGGCAAAACTATATCTTTATCGTATTCAAAAAGTATTGTAGGCATTGAACAAATTCTATTTTAAAGATAAACGTcacaaaattttaatcaagttgtaatttcaaaacacaattaaaaaGACTAACGACTTTACATTATACATTACTGTTCTTAACTTTGTACGTGCCTACGTGGGTTGTGTCAAGTTGACCAAAGCATTTTTGACTTTTGGAAAAACACGGCAAGGTCAGAGTAAAAACTCGTGTCGTTTTGATTATTCAACGACGAACGTTGTGctgtttttgagtttctctCAGTGTTAAAAAACACGGtgagaaagaaacacaaaaaaaaaaaaatcttagacgACGACGAACGAGTCCTCTTCGTTCTCAATCTTTATCTTTTGACGGATTTAAGCTTtacggagaagagaagagaagatatgGATCAGATACTTAACAAAGTTGGCTCTTATTGGTTAGGGCAAAAGGCTAACAAAGAGTTCAATTCCGTCggtgtattttttttaccactttccctttctttcttttatttatatcttcaGGACTTTGCTTGCAGGGTTTTTAGTTTCCAGTTTCAGAGCAAAAAAAGTATCGGTCTTTGATTTAGGGTTATTGAGTCCTTTTATGCTTGGTTTTGTGACTTCATCTTTGATATCGAGTTCGAATTTGTGTTTAGTCTGATAGTCCTGTTTTGTCTATGTTCATTTGTTTATAAATGGTTCATTGACAGTTGAATGATGCATCATTCTTGTTCTGTATAGGAAAAATGCAGAAGCCATTACCTGAGTTGCTGAAGGAATTTGGTTTACCAGTTGGGATCTTTCCACAGGATGCTACAAACTATGAGTTCAATGAAGATACAGGTAAATTGACTGTATTCATCCCTGAGACTTGTGCAGTGAGGTTGGGTACAGAGATTCATCGGTCCTGCGGTTTTCAACTACAGAACCAGGAGAAAGGGAAACTAGCAGAAGTGGAAGGTTTGAATACAAAGATGATGATCTGCGTGAAAGTGACTTTTTGTGTGGAACTTTTTGGGGTTGTAACTAAAGTGATTATGTCCGATCAGAACCTCTATCTGGGAACATGACAGAGAGACACGAAAGAGTGAATtacacatatttatataaaaagtgaagtcaataataataatctcaatatttgtaatttacaCATATTTATATAGCATAGGCCTTTGTATCATAGAAAAACATAGCTCACAATAATCTGATAAGATCTTTTTTTCTGGTGCaatctcaaaagaaaacaaaaggaactctaaaaacataaaagtatGAAAACAAAGTAACTCACCAACAAAAaagatgccaaaaaaaaaaaatatatagttttctgAAACCAAAGgagcaaaaaaaacaatttaagcGGCTTGTTGAGCACAAAGTTTCTTCCTAGCTTCCCCAATAATGGTAACCTTTTCCTTTCGGAAGTGACACCCATGGCTTTGTTCCTTTCCTAAGGGTGAACACATTCCCTAACCTCGTTGCAAATTCATGTCCTGTTGAGTCTCGAATATGGATAGTCTCAACTCTCAAAGCTTCCCTTGTGCTTTTCACGGTTCTTGATCACACCAACACGCCCTATGTTTCTTCCTCCAGTAACCATCACAACGTTGCCCACATCAATCTTTGACCAAAAATGATTTGATTGACAACAAATTTTTTACCATTGaccaaaaatgattttatttgaataattaattttttgtatttgatacTTTTGTTAAGCTAATAAATAAGAGGTAACGTAAAGTGATATGATTtactataaatttataaataatagtaaattttagtaatatttttatttttttctcttttgacatATTTGGTAAGTTAATAAGAGGTAAGTGTTATGAGTTATGACTAGCAATAAATTTATTAGTCGTTGACTCATATTATTAGTACATATATAAGGATAAGTAATCAAACGAGAAATACAAGTAAACCTTAAAAATGGGATTATATCTAGCgctcattttttcttcttatttgctGTTAATGCTAGGGGCCAATGAACCTATGGATGTGAGATTCTATaacttatacttttttttttgtctattctctaaatttgatattttcagtttaagaaaagaaaagttctATTAACTTTTCAGGATTTCGATTGTGTGGATATATACAAACAACCGGCTTTCCAACATCCAATGTTGAAACACCACACGATTCAGGTTTGgtacttaattttgttttcaatcatCTATGAATAAATGTGGCAAAAATACCTTTAATGATTGGAGAATAATTTTAAAGAGAAGAGCATATTTCATGATGCAATTCAATTTTTCAACTTCATCTCGTTATTCATGTGTTATGTTATAGGAAAATTTCATTTCGAATGAAatccataaaagaaaagataattataaaatgaaTGATCAAAGTTGTCCAAAAGGAATGGTACCAATTTTAAAGCAAAGAGATGGAACTGATAACGTTCATCTTGACACGATCGAGTATCCTGGTCAAcatgtaaattttctttttctatcatggttttattgaaatatttatattatctcaTTTAATATTTATCTTATTCATA
This genomic window contains:
- the LOC104785631 gene encoding uncharacterized protein LOC104785631; translated protein: MGLHLALVFSSYLLLTLGANGIMDDFDCVDIYKQPAFQHPMLKHHKIQENFISNEIHKRKDNYKMNNQSCPKGMVPILKQRIGTDSVHLDTIEYPGQHFATIETILDGTIYRGAEAIISIHNLTLQNNQYSKNQIWLENGPRDQLNSIQVGWAVHPRLYGDSLTRLTIYWTADGYKKTGCYNTKCPGFVLVTRYNWLGMYFGRYSINGGQERIYVQPKIFQDAITGNWVLKVHDELIGYWPKELFTHLNNGASLLRFGGNTFPSSDGISPPMGNGCFPDLPESSNFLFVKAKDSNYQTVEIEDEKTKRYVDAYQCYRLYYGGYAESTGVHFNYGGPGGNCGI
- the LOC104785632 gene encoding uncharacterized protein At5g01610-like; translated protein: MDQILNKVGSYWLGQKANKEFNSVGLNDASFLFCIGKMQKPLPELLKEFGLPVGIFPQDATNYEFNEDTGKLTVFIPETCAVRLGTEIHRSCGFQLQNQEKGKLAEVEGLNTKMMICVKVTFCVELFGVVTKVIMSDQNLYLGT